The genome window ATATGGCGAACTGGTACGTCCGCAGCCCAGCCGTTTTTTGCTGGAATTGCCGCAGGATGATCTGATGTGGGAAACCGAACGTAAAGTTGTCAGTGCGGAAGAGCGCATGAAAACCGGGCAAAGTCGGGTTGCCGGTTTGCGTGCGATGCTGGATAAAGCCAGGAAAGGAACCTGACAGAGACGGCTGCGTCTGTAATGACGCAGCCCAACCGCTAAATTATCCTGAGCGGCCAGTGCACATAGGATTGCCAGCGGCTCTCCTGCTCCAGCATCTCCGCGCCCAGCGGGTGAGCCTGCAACCAGCCTGACGGCAACAGCACCTGTAGCGCCTCGTCTTCACTGTGCAACTGCACCGTTGGCAAGCTGTCATCACGACGACGGCTGGCGAAAATCACCGCCAGACGCAGCAGCCGACACATCCGTTCCGCCATGCGGGGCGGCACAGCGTTTTGCTGGTTCAGCAGCGCCAGGTCGATACCGTTACTTTGATTCTGCAACAGCGTGGCCAACAGCTTTTTCTGCGCGGGCGTAAATCCGGGCAGATCAAGATGGCGCACCAGATAAGCGGCGTGCTGGGTGGCAAGACGGAAATCCACGCTCAGACCGATTTCATGGATCAGACAGGCGTTTTCCAGCAGTTCACGACAGTAAGCATCCAGCTTCCAGTGCGGGCTTACCTGCTGGACAAAGCTCATCGCCAGCTGACGTACGCGCTCCGCCTGTTCAACGTCAATGATAAAACGACGCTGAATATTGTGGATGGTTCGGCTACGAATATCCCGATCGACCGGGTAGTGCAGCATACCGTACAGCAAGCCTTCACGCAGAGCGCCGCCTGCCAAGGTCATGCTTTCAATATTTAATTCTTCAAAGATAGCAATCAGAATAGAGAGGCCGCTGGGGAAAACCAGTGCCCGCTCCAGCGTCAGGCCTTCGATCTCCAGCTCTTCGAGCTTGCCGCATTTGATCGCACGCTGTTTAAGCTGCTGTAGTTTATCCAGCGTAATACGCTCATCCATGCCCTGCGCTACCATGATTTCCTGTAGCGCCTGCACGGTGCCAGAAGCGCCCACGCAAATTTGCCAGCCCTGATCGCGTAATCGTCCCGCGACAGGCTGAATCATGGCGCGAGCGGCCTGTTCCGCCTGCTCAAAGTTCTTTTTACCTAAATGCCGGTCAGCGAAATAACGCTCCAGCCAGGTGACGCAGCCCATAGACAGGCTAAACAGCGCGGTTGTTTGCGCGCCGGTTCCGGTAACCAGTTCGGTGCTACCGCCGCCGATATCTACCACCAGGCGTTCATCAGAACCACCGGTTGTATGCGCTACGCCCTGGTAAATCAGCCGCGCTTCTTCTTCGCCGCTAATAACGTTAACTAAACAGCCAAGAATCGCTTCGGCCTGGGCAAGGAAATGTTTCGCGTTAGTCGCCAGACGCAGCGTTGCGGTGGCAACCACACGAATCTGATCGGCAGGGATATCCTGTAGCTGCTCTGAAAACAGCCTCAGGCACTGTAAGCCTCGCTCCATCGCTTCTTCAGAAAGCTCTCCGGCGCTGTTAAGGCCGGCGGCGAGGCGCACTTTACGCTTGATGCGGGCAACGGTCTGAATATTTCCCGCCACCTCGCGCACCACTAACATATGAAAGCTGTTAGAGCCCAAATCAATCGCAGCATAAAGTGACGACGCGCTGAACATGGTGTGATTAACCTGAACGTTTACGGTTATTGTTACGCGGTGCACCGCTGCGACGGTTGTTGCCCGCAGCACGGCGCGGACCGCTACCCGGACGGTTACGCGTCAGGCGTTTCGGCGGCGGAAGATCGGTCATCAACGCGTCGCTGTTATATTTACTCACCGGGATGCCGTGACCGATATACTCTTCGATGGCAGGCAGGTTCAGCGCGTACTCTTCACAGGCGAGGCTGATAGAGTGACCGCTGGCGCCGGCACGTCCGGTACGACCGATACGGTGAACGTAATCTTCGCAGTCGTCAGGCAGATCGTAGTTAAAGACGTGCGTCACTGCCGGAATATGCAGACCACGTGCGGCAACATCGGTCGCGACCAGAATGTCTACGTCGCCACGGGTAAAGTCTTCCAGGATACGCAGGCGTTTTTTCTGCGCTACGTCGCCGGTCAACAGGCCTACACGATGTCCATCTGCTGCCAGATGGCCCCAGATATCTTCGCAACGATGTTTGGTATTGGCGAAAATAATGGCGCGGTCCGGCCACTCTTCTTCAATAAGCGTTTGCAGCAGGCGCATCTTTTCTTTATTAGAAGGGTAGAACAGCTCCTCCTGAATGCGGTGGCCCGTTTTCTGATCCGGCTCGATTTCGATATGTTCGACGTTGTTCATATGCTCAAACGCCAGCTCGCGTACGCGATAAGAAAGCGTGGCGGAGAACAACATGCTCAGACGCTGATTTGCCGCAGGCATACGGCGGAACAGCCAGCGAATATCTTTAATGAAGCCCAGATCAAACATGCGATCGGCCTCATCCAGCACCACCACCTGAATTGCGCCCAGGTTAATGTGGTTCTGCTTAGCGTAATCGATCAGGCGACCGGTGGTGCCCACCAGGATATCGACGCCTTTTTCCAGCACTTTTAGCTGTTTGTCATAGCCATCGCCGCCATAGGCGAGACCCAGCTTCAGGCCGGTAGACTGCGCCAGTGGTTCAGCATCAGCATGAATCTGTACCGCCAGTTCGCGCGTCGGAGCCATAATCAGCGCGCGTGGCTGATTGATCTGACGGCCTTCGGCTGCAGGGTGAGAAAGCAAATAATGGAACGTTGACGTTAAAAACGCCATCGTTTTGCCGGTTCCGGTTTGCGCCTGGCCCGCGACATCGCGCCCTTCCAGTGTAAGGGGCAATGCTAACGCCTGGATAGGCGTACAATTATGGAAGCCTTTCTTTTCAAGGGCTTCGATAACCTGTGGGTGCAGGGCGAAGTCGGAAAACTTCTGTTCGGTTAAGTGTGTTTTGCTCATAGTGTGGTAGAATATCAGCTTACTATTGCTTTACGAAAGCGTATCCGGTGAAATAAAGTCAACCTACGTTGGCAGATTTTACGCCAACCAGCCAGGCATAATCTTGTGGAGTAAGACATGAGCAGCGATAAAATCGTTCATCTAACCGACAATAGCTTTGAAACCGACGTGCTGAAAGCCGAAGGTTTAACGCTGGTGGACTTCTGGGCAGAATGGTGTGGTCCGTGCAAAATGATCGCCCCGATCCTCGACGAAGTAGCAGAAGAGTATGACGGTAAGCTGACCATTGCCAAACTGAATATCGATGAGAACCCGGAAACGGCGCCGAAATACGGTATTCGCGGCATCCCGACGCTGCTGCTGTTTAAAAATGGTGAAGTTGCAGCGACCAAAGTTGGCGCGCTGTCGAAAGGCCAGCTCAAAGAGTTCCTGAACGCGAACCTGAGCTGATTCATTGCCGGCGCTGGCGGTCAGAGTAATTTTTGTCAGACCGCTAGACGCCCGGCATGAAGCGTGCTAAGTTAAATCTACTGCATTACGAACTTACCTGTAGTTTGTTTCCCTTGTTGAACGCTGGCGTTATCTTCCCAGTGCCTCAACAATCTGACGGTTAGCATCACAATTTCCGGCATCTGTTTTCAACCGTCTCCTCGTTTTCAGATCGGCATTCACGCATAAGATCATCGAGCAGACACGGAAACGGAGCCATTAACGGGCATGGACCTTCTTTTGCCATACCATTCACGACAACCTTTTCGAGATATACCCCGAGTTTAAGAACCCACCATTATGAATCTTACCGAACTAAAAAATACGCCGGTTTCAGAGCTGATTACTCTTGGCGAGAACATGGGGCTGGAAAACCTGGCGCGCATGCGTAAGCAGGACATCATTTTTGCTATCCTCAAACAACACGCGAAAAGCGGTGAGGATATCTTCGGTGATGGCGTACTGGAGATACTGCAGGACGGATTTGGTTTCCTCCGCTCCGCAGACAGCTCCTACCTCGCCGGTCCTGACGACATCTATGTTTCCCCCAGCCAAATTCGCCGCTTTAACCTTCGCACTGGTGATACCATTTCAGGCAAAATTCGTCCGCCGAAAGAGGGCGAGCGTTACTTTGCACTGCTGAAGGTTAACGAGGTCAACTACGACAAACCGGAAAATGCGCGCAGTAAGATTCTGTTTGAAAACCTGACGCCGCTGCATGCGAACTCTCGTTTACGTATGGAGCGCGGTAACGGCTCAACAGAAGACCTGACCGCACGCGTGCTGGATCTGGCTTCACCGATTGGCCGTGGCCAGCGTGGTCTGATTGTTGCACCGCCGAAAGCGGGTAAAACCATGCTGCTGCAGAATATCGCGCAGAGCATTGCCTACAACCATCCTGACTGCGTGCTGATGGTACTGCTGATTGACGAACGTCCTGAAGAAGTGACCGAGATGCAGCGTCTGGTCAAAGGCGAAGTGGTTGCTTCTACCTTTGATGAGCCAGCATCTCGTCACGTTCAGGTTGCCGAAATGGTGATCGAAAAGGCCAAGCGCCTGGTTGAGCATAAAAAAGACGTTATTATTCTGCTCGACTCCATCACGCGTCTGGCGCGTGCTTACAACACCGTCGTGCCGGCTTCCGGTAAGGTTCTGACCGGTGGTGTGGATGCAAACGCCCTGCATCGTCCGAAACGCTTCTTTGGTGCGGCGCGTAACGTGGAAGAGGGCGGCAGCCTGACCATCATCGCTACCGCGCTGGTAGACACCGGTTCGAAGATGGACGAAGTGATTTACGAAGAGTTCAAAGGCACCGGTAACATGGAACTGCATCTCGCACGTAAAATCGCTGAAAAACGCGTCTTCCCGGCTATCGACTACAACCGTTCCGGTACGCGTAAAGAAGAACTGCTCACTTCCCAGGAAGAGCTGCAGAAGATGTGGATCCTGCGCAAGATTATTCACCCGATGGGCGAAATCGACGCGATGGAATTCCTCATCAATAAGTTGGCCATGACCAAGACCAACGATGAATTCTTCGACATGATGAAACGCTCATAATTTTTTAGCCGTTGCGTCAGGGTGAGTTCAAAGCCCTTTAGCACGGTAAGAAAACTCGGGTAACGCCACGCTCAGACGTGGCGTTTTTTATTTTTGGGCTATAGGATAAAGCGACTGTCGGACGTCACCGGTCGCTAAGT of Pantoea alhagi contains these proteins:
- the rho gene encoding transcription termination factor Rho; translation: MNLTELKNTPVSELITLGENMGLENLARMRKQDIIFAILKQHAKSGEDIFGDGVLEILQDGFGFLRSADSSYLAGPDDIYVSPSQIRRFNLRTGDTISGKIRPPKEGERYFALLKVNEVNYDKPENARSKILFENLTPLHANSRLRMERGNGSTEDLTARVLDLASPIGRGQRGLIVAPPKAGKTMLLQNIAQSIAYNHPDCVLMVLLIDERPEEVTEMQRLVKGEVVASTFDEPASRHVQVAEMVIEKAKRLVEHKKDVIILLDSITRLARAYNTVVPASGKVLTGGVDANALHRPKRFFGAARNVEEGGSLTIIATALVDTGSKMDEVIYEEFKGTGNMELHLARKIAEKRVFPAIDYNRSGTRKEELLTSQEELQKMWILRKIIHPMGEIDAMEFLINKLAMTKTNDEFFDMMKRS
- the rhlB gene encoding ATP-dependent RNA helicase RhlB, with the translated sequence MSKTHLTEQKFSDFALHPQVIEALEKKGFHNCTPIQALALPLTLEGRDVAGQAQTGTGKTMAFLTSTFHYLLSHPAAEGRQINQPRALIMAPTRELAVQIHADAEPLAQSTGLKLGLAYGGDGYDKQLKVLEKGVDILVGTTGRLIDYAKQNHINLGAIQVVVLDEADRMFDLGFIKDIRWLFRRMPAANQRLSMLFSATLSYRVRELAFEHMNNVEHIEIEPDQKTGHRIQEELFYPSNKEKMRLLQTLIEEEWPDRAIIFANTKHRCEDIWGHLAADGHRVGLLTGDVAQKKRLRILEDFTRGDVDILVATDVAARGLHIPAVTHVFNYDLPDDCEDYVHRIGRTGRAGASGHSISLACEEYALNLPAIEEYIGHGIPVSKYNSDALMTDLPPPKRLTRNRPGSGPRRAAGNNRRSGAPRNNNRKRSG
- the trxA gene encoding thioredoxin TrxA — translated: MSSDKIVHLTDNSFETDVLKAEGLTLVDFWAEWCGPCKMIAPILDEVAEEYDGKLTIAKLNIDENPETAPKYGIRGIPTLLLFKNGEVAATKVGALSKGQLKEFLNANLS
- the ppx gene encoding exopolyphosphatase, with translation MFSASSLYAAIDLGSNSFHMLVVREVAGNIQTVARIKRKVRLAAGLNSAGELSEEAMERGLQCLRLFSEQLQDIPADQIRVVATATLRLATNAKHFLAQAEAILGCLVNVISGEEEARLIYQGVAHTTGGSDERLVVDIGGGSTELVTGTGAQTTALFSLSMGCVTWLERYFADRHLGKKNFEQAEQAARAMIQPVAGRLRDQGWQICVGASGTVQALQEIMVAQGMDERITLDKLQQLKQRAIKCGKLEELEIEGLTLERALVFPSGLSILIAIFEELNIESMTLAGGALREGLLYGMLHYPVDRDIRSRTIHNIQRRFIIDVEQAERVRQLAMSFVQQVSPHWKLDAYCRELLENACLIHEIGLSVDFRLATQHAAYLVRHLDLPGFTPAQKKLLATLLQNQSNGIDLALLNQQNAVPPRMAERMCRLLRLAVIFASRRRDDSLPTVQLHSEDEALQVLLPSGWLQAHPLGAEMLEQESRWQSYVHWPLRII